A stretch of Lathyrus oleraceus cultivar Zhongwan6 chromosome 6, CAAS_Psat_ZW6_1.0, whole genome shotgun sequence DNA encodes these proteins:
- the LOC127098258 gene encoding F-box protein At3g12350, translated as MANNLNESSSSSSISFSDFPEDVQLCILSFLGPTEIASFACTSKQFGSLCSNDGKLWFTLCDRRWGSKTLITKWGEGKIPYKVLYNTLHEWENLIGFWRRSGPGSAVISSPSLVFFEWGTSFISAFRVSPVQSQSEICDYQVKKVPFLKMGISEEGQIVNLLDPDGRADLNLDLNFGDGNQLNDLIPVNVCFMGKTHFVLEENVFGRNSSPVHVSGEDCGFGGEDGIGIGVGSGSPPDLLMLEIYQHLANRTSPGSDRSRRQRRKEKGRMARRRWEPQHFVKIVNCSPTELRPLQGLWKGICADMSLAFYLVAYDDIGGIACRRLGDPPERFSSYAPVFWTSNATFMESPFPLEEESLYGSRIHLQPVQPHNENHEQFPMSDIEGANHIQQFHLSENEVVNRILLINASYDLVIPDLAAAPINPRSAEGRIWQYRDGTFGFGFVRDNFVIDMKNIVCDGCIIDAVNLSVD; from the exons ATGGCGAACAATCTCAATGaatcatcttcttcatcttcaattTCATTCAGCGATTTTCCCGAAGATGTTCAGCTCTGCATCCTCTCGTTTCTCGGCCCCACCGAGATTGCTTCGTTCGCATGCACCTCAAAACAATTCGGTTCACTCTGTTCCAACGATGGTAAGCTATGGTTCACGCTTTGCGATCGAAGATGGGGTTCGAAAACCCTAATCACGAAATGGGGAGAAGGGAAAATTCCGTATAAAGTTCTTTACAATACTCTTCATGAATGGGAAAATCTCATTGGTTTCTGGCGTCGAAGCGGTCCAGGAAGCGCTGTGATTTCGTCGCCTTCGTTGGTTTTCTTCGAGTGGGGGACGTCGTTCATTTCGGCTTTTAGGGTTTCGCCTGTTCAATCGCAATCCGAAATTTGTGATTATCAGGTTAAAAAGGTACCTTTTTTAAAAATGGGTATTTCTGAAGAGGGACAAATTGTGAATCTTTTGGATCCTGATGGTAGAGCTGATTTGAATTTGGATTTGAATTTTGGTGATGGTAATCAATTGAATGATTTGATTCCTGTGAATGTTTGTTTTATGGGCAAAACTCATTTTGTTTTGGAGGAGAATGTGTTTGGGAGAAATTCGAGTCCGGTACATGTTAGTGGTGAGGATTGTGGTTTTGGCGGAGAGGATGGGATTGGTATTGGAGTTGGGAGTGGATCTCCGCCGGATCTGTTGATGTTGGAGATTTATCAGCATTTGGCGAACCGGACTAGTCCGGGAAGCGACAGATCGAGGAGGCAGAGGAGGAAGGAAAAGGGAAGGATGGCAAGGAGGAGATGGGAGCCTCAGCATTTTGTCAAGATTGTGAATTGCTCGCCGACGGAGTTGCGACCTTTGCAAGGTCTTTGGAAG GGAATTTGTGCAGACATGAGTTTAGCATTTTACCTCGTGGCTTATGATGACATTGGTGGCATTGCTTGCCGCCGCCTTGGAGATCCTCCCGAACGTTTCTCGAGCTATGCCCCGGTTTTCTGGACGTCCAATGCTACATTTATGGAATCTCCCTTTCCTCTAGAAGAAGAATCTCTGTATGGCAGCCGCATTCATCTACAACCGGTTCAACCACACAATGAAAATCATGAGCAGTTCCCTATGTCGGACATTGAAGGGGCAAATCACATTCAGCAGTTCCATTTGTCAGAGAATGAAGTGGTAAATCGAATTCTTCTCATAAACGCAAGTTATGATTTAGTTATTCCTGACCTTGCTGCTGCACCAATAAATCCAAGGAGTGCTGAGGGAAGGATTTGGCAGTACCGAGATGGTACTTTTGGATTTGGATTCGTTCGGGACAATTTTGTCATAGACATGAAAAATATTGTCTGTGATGGTTGTATCATTGATGCAGTAAACC